Genomic window (Phocoena phocoena chromosome 20, mPhoPho1.1, whole genome shotgun sequence):
TAAAGGCAGTCATGATTCCATTCGCTATGTGTTATCTGTTTCCATGAGAAGCACAAAATAACGCTTTGTTATAAATAAGAAGTTTTCAACAACCAGCATGGTGAATCTACAACAGAAAGTTGGAGTACTACAGAGTGGTCACAGGTCTCTCTTCATTGTATCTATCTTCCTGGCTCACAGAGCAGTCGCTTTTTGTTTAGAGAAGCCGTGATAGGTTTCTTTGCTGGAGGAATTCAGGGACACTGAATAAGATATGGCTTAGAGCAGTAAAATCCACTTTACCCGTCTTTCCTCTTTGGGTAAGAGGGACACGGacaacacacgcacacgcacaacCCACCCCTTCCAAGACTCTATACCTTTGTGGCACCCTCTCCCACCACTTCTTCAGTCTCAACAGAACACATATCACCCTAGGTCCTTTAGCTTACCGTATAAGCCCATGTTCTTGGCATAGGACTGGCAGAGACAGACATTAATGCCCTGTTCGATGAAATGGCGCACAGCCCAAGCATCCTTGTTACCATCGCCACTGGCAAACCCTTGGTAGGCCATGTCAAAGAATGCAAAAAGATTGTTtttctggaaaggaaagaaaagatgaccAAAGCTTTAGGCAGTTCTTCTCAAGATGCCCCAGATGGTTACCTGTGCTTATTGGGACCATGCCTGCTTCACTCAGACAAAGTCAACAATTTTCTCCCCAGGTGGCAGTTTGGAGATGTTTAATTTTCCTGTAGTTAATATATCAACATATATAGTTTTTTGTTCAATACTTTGGTGGATATGGGCCTTCAAGAAGACATTAAGAAAAGATAATCCAACCTGGACAGAATGCTGTCTGGTCAAACAGGAAgcatggcatgtgtgatcttagttccttgacacagggatcgaacccacgccccctgtattggaagcatggagtcttaaccagtgcaccaccagggaagtccaaacagGAAGCTCTTCTAAGGCCCACAGTGGTCTGGGTAGTTATTTTGGTCCAGCCAACACAGGATGAGCCTCAGCCTTTCCTGGGGCTAATGAGACTCTGGCAGGCCATCTTATTCCCAGGGTTCAGGGGACAGCCTCACTATAACCATCTCATTTTGAAAGTGCTCTCTGAATGCTGTTTCTCTGTCCCACTCTGTTCGCAGCTTAGGTTTGACAGAACATAAAGAAAGGGAAACCGAAAGGAATGAGAATGGGGACACGAGCCAACAGGAATATCTTCCTCCTTGGGAATTTTGACTAGTGCCTTCTCTCACAGAAGAATAAGAATCACTGTGAATAATTAACGGCAATGCCAAGGAGAGTGGAAAAGACAGGAGGGGATGTGAAAAACAGGATAAAAGGATGAACAAGGAGCCACTGACCAGGGCAAGTGTAGGCACCAACAGCAGATATCCTGGGGCTAGGGGATACCGACTGTGCAGACTAGCCAGCGACAAGTTTTATCAGAATTCTATACATCTTGGCTGAGgagcaaaaattattttcaaactgcTCATGTATCATCAATTACAGAACTGCTAATTATGCAAACAAGGAGTTCTTTCCTGGCAACTACACAATGCGTGGAGCCTTGAGGTTAATTCTCACTGTTAAGACTTCGCCAAGTGAAGCATCCAAGGTTAGTTACTAAACACAGAACAGTCACCGGTCAGTTCACCTGCCTCACCTTCATCACTGCAGCCATTTCCTTCCACTGTTCAGGACGAGGGTCCACTCCCGTGGGGTTGTGGGCACAGGCGTGCAGGAGAATAACACTCTGTGCTGGTATTTTCTAAAGAGAACAACAACCAAGAGATTACTTTGCAGCTTTAAAGGAGATCATTTATCTGAAATGCCATAGGGTCACCATTATTTGATAAGTAACGAAAATAACATGAGGTCTGGGAATTAGCTCATCCTGgtattattggttttttttttttggccgctccgtgcggcatgcaggatcatagttccccgaccagggattgaacctgtgtcccctgcagtggaagcatggagtcttaaccactggaccaccaccagggaagtccctcatcccAGTGTTTTAAGTTGGATATTGAGACCTAAGTGGGAGACATCAAATCTCCACAGGGAGGTTTATTCCTTGTTCCTTCCCCGTCCTGCCCTAAAAGCCACACTTACTGAAATGTCCTCAATAGCGCCTGTGAAGTCAAAGCCACACGTCTTGGGGTCGTAGTATCGATAACTATGTAGCTGCATGCCAGCGTCCCTGAAGATGGGCGTATGATTTCCCCAGGATGGTTTGGGCAGAAAGACATCTCGGCTGAACTTAAAAAATCTTTGCTAAAAGATGGAATGAAAGGGaatggaaaaatgaagaaaggagaggcaaaaacaacaacaaaaaagttgaTATATTTAACTGAGAAGACATTTTTCTCTACTGAAAGTTGGCTTCTCTCTAAGATTGAGAGACAGTGATGACTCAGCAGCGAGACTGCCTGGGTTGGAATCAGGCTGCAACAATTACACTGGCTATGTAGCCAAGGACCTGTCTGGGCCtcactttcttcctctgtaaaatggcatTAACTAAATCTCCCTCAGAAAGATTAAACAAGTTAAGATATAAAAGCTCCTAgttacagtaggtgctcaataaattgtaCTTATAATTATCTCTTCCTTATAATTTCTTCTAAGTACTTCCAttcccccctctcctcccaacTCCATTTATGAGAGAACCGGAAATCTTCCAGCTTTGTGGAAAGAGGAAATCTACTTCTGGGTCAGAAGTCAAACACATATGCAAAAGGGAACCCCATCATCCCCAGCTTACAGACCGTCTTACAGAAGGAGTTTCCAGACTCACCAGAAAATTGGCTCCAATCCTTAAGGCCCCGGTTCCAGAAATGGTCTGCACGGTGATATACTGAAGGAGAGACACCCCTGGTCAGTGAGGTGCAGCACTCTCTCTACGGGCCCACGACTTAACAAACCTGAGCTCAAGCCCACAGGGAGGCACCTTATGGTCAGTACCCTTCTTTCTTCAGAAGATGAAGACACCCTTCCAAATGAATATTTAGAAACAAGAGAACAGTACTACTGTTTCATTCCATTTTCTAAGAGAGAGCAACTCTCCTTACAGGTTCTCAAAAGAGTTGGCTCTTCAGTTTCTAACACCTGTGCTGATGTGGAAGCTAATTCCTTATGGCCTGCCCTGAAAGTTGTTAGTATCATACTGTGTTATATGAGAAACTTTCAGGACACAGCCCCCCACGAGATATGAAAATGAGTGatttatacagagaaaaaaagacacgATGAACAGTcactacattaaaatattattctagaCTTGTATGAAATTGAATGACTCTCTGAACATCAAAAAGCAAGTCATCTTAAAAAGTCAACAAgtgggcttccctcatggcgcagtggttgggagtctgcctgccgatgcaggggacatgggtttgtgccccagtccaggaagatcccacatgccgtggagcggctgggcccgtgagccatggccgctgagcctgcgtgtccggagcctgtgctccgcaacgggagaggccacaacagtgagaggcccgcgtaccacaaaaaaaaaaaaaaaaaaaaaaagtcaacaagtATATTAGAATAACATTATTACATGAGTAATATTCTATGAGTTTTCATAATCTGAAAATACTTTTTGGGTAACAGGGAGATGGCATGAGGTAGATCTTCAAATCGGTCAACTTTAGGGGATGAGTAAGAAACTAcagtagggtttttttgtttttgtttttgtttttaggcaCCATAGAAGTACAAGGCTCTACAAAACATAAATCTACTTTCTGGACTGGGAGGCAATGGATTAAATGGCGGGGGGCGAACCCTACTAACAAACTCTTTAGTAAACAAAGTTTGCCTGTGCAAGCTTTGGCATGTTAGAAATAAAAACCTAACTGTAAATCTGATAATAAGAATCAGAAAGGCATagcaatttataaaaaagaagctGATGTGATTTTAAGATAGgccagtcttacacttaggttACAATTCGTTAGATGATACACAGACTAagcaaaaattacagaaaaatacagaCGTTTTAATGAGAGGTTAACAGGTGGTTGATTATATGGATAGCAATCAAACCATATTTTGTCCATGACTTAGGATCATTACTACATTACCCTGGGGTCGAGGTTtacccagaaaaataaatatttaaacacacaaatctattaaaaaaacacatttgtttcAAAAGCAAGGAAACTATAATGCACATGAGACCACATGTCAGGCTGGCTGGCTTCATCCCACCTGCATGATGTGAGTCTTCTACTACAAGTGCTGGGCCTGTGTTTACTCTGTGGGTGCATACAAGAATCTGTTTGTAAAAAGCTTATGTTCAGTGACCTTTAGGGACCTCTTTCTTCCACAGTAAGAGGGCCCCCAGGGAGCTGGAGGGAGGAGACACCTAGGAACCACTTGTGCTTCACCTCTTGGCTGCAGTgatgctctctgccctctgagaGGAGGGAGACAGCACGGAGGGAGCATGGTCTGCTCTCTCAACATCCAAGCTGGCTGTGAAGGGGTGGCAGAGGACTGCCAGGCTTGTCCTGGCCCTGACAGTCACCCCGTGGCTTGTTTTCTGCCTGTTTCCTCTACCTAAGCTGGCAGCTTGGGACATGAGGGTGGGGCCTAATTATAGGCCTTAAAACTTGACATAGTTTGGCATTCCTCAAAGCCATTCAGTGTAAAATGAACATAAGCACACACAGAGACTAACAGCAAAAACTGTCAAATCTTAGGTCAAATCACTACATTTTTAGGATTACTACTACATTTTTGGAATTGGTATTATATGAAATCTTTTATTGAATTAGTGGCAATTTACTACCTAAAGAAGAGATATTAGTCATCATGCGGCTACCTCAAAACAATCATCACACACAAAGTGGTGtatcttttcttatttaaattatttcatatttgtttaaactgctaaatttaaaaagagacccGTATGATGCCAGAGTCTGTTCTCCTTACCCGGCCACTTTTCAACACTTCGTTGCTCTCACCCAGGGCTAGTTCTGCAGATGCCTTACAAAATTCAGCCAGTCCCCCAATGGGCAGGTATTCTTTGTCCAAATTTCTTGCAGCAATCTGGGCCTCTGCCTATACAAGAGAAAATGCATCCATTTAGTTTCTTCTCCTTACCTGGAATTACCATGAATAATATCTAATGTTTTATAAGTTAAATTTTGGAagtaaagccttttaaaaaaatttggagaTATTGTTCAAGAAGAAGGGTAAGTAGAATATATCTTATATTACAGAACaggaatattaaatttttatcatattttactttatttttagaagttaggctttttaaaaatttttatttatttatttttggctgcattgggtcttcattgctgtgcgcgggctttctctagttgtggagagcagggagcgcaggctcagtagttgtggtgcacaggcttagtcgctctgtggcatgtgggatcttcccggaccagggcttgaacctgtgtccccggtactggcaggcagattctcaaccactgcgccaccagggaagcccattaagtTAGGTTTTATGTGAATGGGTAGGTATATGGTGtctcttggtttaaaaaaaatggcattCTTGGGATGCACAAGAACAAGGTTTAAGAGCAACACTTAAAATAGATATAAGatgataaaaccaaaacaaatacataaagaagTATTTCAAGGTATATACCAGTCTAAGAACTTCAAAAGGTTAATAGTAATAGTCATATATCTTCATGCTTTGGAGTCAGAGGCCTGGCTgtcccttactagctgtgtgaccctgggtgatTTATtaacctccctgaacctcagtttgctcacctgtTGAATGGGGGAACAGCTGTTTCTACACCTCATACGACTGAGGTGAAGAGTTAAGAGGTAATGTACATAAGTGTGTGGTGGTGTTTCAGCATGTATCAATAACTAACACATGCTGAATACTTTAAACTGATTTACTGAGAACAAAAGCAATCCCTGCATGACCTGAGACCCAGTAGCCAGCAGTTTTTTGTGAGTCTTCTCATCACAACCATTTCTTGAGTCCTTTTTTCTACTCAGAGAATTAGAGAGAGGACACCTAATCCACACTCCCACACACTCagaaatttcttctttcagtGGTTCATTCAGCCCATGCTCTGTTACTACAGTGGCTCAAGAGGGCCTGAGCCAGCCTACTGCAGCTCAGATGATCACAGGGTTCTTTATTCCCACCCCAAAGTATGCTTCTGTAACTTCCATTCAGGATGCCTAGTTCTGCTATATGTAGGAACAACACGTCACTACCCCATGTTTGGAAGTGACAAAGCAGCACATATTTCATCAGAGGAGGTGCAGATGGAAAGGAAAcacatactttcttttaaaaaattgttctgggacttccctggtggcgcagtggttaagagtccgcctgccagtgcaggagacacagagtcgagccctggtcctggaagatcccacatgctgcgggatgtgcaactaagcccatgcgccacaactactgagcctgtgctctagagcccgcgagccacagctgctgagcccatgcaccctagagcctgagctccgcaacaagagaagccactgcaatgagaagctcatgcactgcaacaaagagtagcccccgcttgctgcaactaaagaaaagcccacacgcaaagaaattaagacccaacgcagccaaaacaaaacaaaacaaaacaaaacaaaaaactgttctAAAGAAATTAGTTACGTTATTTAGAGTTGTGATAACCAATAGAAAGACTACTAATAAAAATacgacaaaataaagaaaattattctatAGTTCAATAGGAAGAAAGGACAGAACACGCCTGGGTAGGAGGGTTTTATTAAGGCAATCAgaatgagagaaatggaaaataataatggtAACCCTCATCCACAAAGGGCTATTCCTATCACCAAGAGACAATGTTTAGATGCTTGGTCCTTTTGTGCATCCTCAGGATAAAACATGACACTctgcctgttttacagataatCATAGAAGTTCAATCTTGGAAAAGACCATATAGTTCCAACCTCTCACTTTTATAGCCAAGGAGACTACAGCCCAGACAACCTATGTGATTCAAGCAGTATCAgaactagaacccaggtctcctgactcccagtccaggagtctttctgtctctcttcagGAGTGCCCTTCAGTTATTCATCCCCATCAAACAGATGTCTGGCAAGCTTACCTTCCGGACACTGGGGAGCACGTAAGGCTTTCCGTTATCATCCCGGTAGGCACCAACTcccagattcatttttttgctgtTGGTGTCTCTCTTAAAGGCTTCTGTGACTCCCAGGATGGGATCTGGGGGCCCCATCTCCACATGAGCCCACCAGGAGCTGAAATGGGAAATATAAGGCATCAGTCACAGCAACTAGATTTCCATGGCCAAAGACGTCTTGGATCTGCCAAAAATccatttcaacaaatgtttgcctGTCTACCATGCACATGATATAGCAATAGACACCAATAATCCA
Coding sequences:
- the GOT2 gene encoding aspartate aminotransferase, mitochondrial isoform X1 — protein: MALLHSGRVLSGIAAAFHPGVAAAASARASSWWAHVEMGPPDPILGVTEAFKRDTNSKKMNLGVGAYRDDNGKPYVLPSVRKAEAQIAARNLDKEYLPIGGLAEFCKASAELALGESNEVLKSGRYITVQTISGTGALRIGANFLQRFFKFSRDVFLPKPSWGNHTPIFRDAGMQLHSYRYYDPKTCGFDFTGAIEDISKIPAQSVILLHACAHNPTGVDPRPEQWKEMAAVMKKNNLFAFFDMAYQGFASGDGNKDAWAVRHFIEQGINVCLCQSYAKNMGLYGERVGAFTVVCKDADEARRVESQLKILIRPMYSNPPLNGARIASTILTSPDLRKQWLQEVKGMADRIISMRTQLVSNLKKEGSSHNWQHIVDQIGMFCFTGLKPEQVERLTKEFSIYMTKDGRISVAGVTSGNVGYLAHAIHQVTK
- the GOT2 gene encoding aspartate aminotransferase, mitochondrial isoform X2, giving the protein MALLHSGRVLSGIAAAFHPGVAAAASARASSWWAHVEMGPPDPILGVTEAFKRDTNSKKMNLGVGAYRDDNGKPYVLPSVRKYITVQTISGTGALRIGANFLQRFFKFSRDVFLPKPSWGNHTPIFRDAGMQLHSYRYYDPKTCGFDFTGAIEDISKIPAQSVILLHACAHNPTGVDPRPEQWKEMAAVMKKNNLFAFFDMAYQGFASGDGNKDAWAVRHFIEQGINVCLCQSYAKNMGLYGERVGAFTVVCKDADEARRVESQLKILIRPMYSNPPLNGARIASTILTSPDLRKQWLQEVKGMADRIISMRTQLVSNLKKEGSSHNWQHIVDQIGMFCFTGLKPEQVERLTKEFSIYMTKDGRISVAGVTSGNVGYLAHAIHQVTK